GTAGGGGGTCAGGCGAGCCGCCATGCCTTCGACCACTTCGGCGTTCACCAAGATGCCCTCTGGTAGGTACTTCGCGTCCAGCACTCGTCCCATCTCGTAGCAGTCCGCTACCAGGTGACTGTCGGAGTAGGGAACCAACGCGACAATGGGTGTCAGGAGAGAGCGAACAGCCGACACGAGGCGATCCGATAAATGGTTGATACCAATGGCGTCTCTTGCCGAGATGTATGCCGAACAGGGAGTTTCCGCAACGAGTTCGACGAGCCGATGCTGATCTTTGACCAGATCGCACTTGTTGAACACCGTTACCATCGGCTTGCCGGCGGCGTCTAGCTCGTTAAGCGTGTCATAGACGGCATCCCGCTGCAGCTCCCAATACGGATGGCTTACGTCTACCACGTGGATGAGCAGGTCGGCGAAAGTGACCTCCTCGAGCGTGGCATGAAACGCCGCGACGAGCTGAGTGGGTAGGTTTCGAATGAACCCTACGGTGTCGGTGACGAAGACGGAGTATCCATCTGGTAGTGCCACCCTCCGCGTGGTAGGATCGAGTGTCGAGAAGAGCTGGGCATCAACCCACACGCTGGAGCCGCTGATGGTGTTGAGTAGCGTGGACTTGCCGGCGCTCGTGTACCCGACTAGCACTGCGAAAGGGAACGGGTATCGCCTGCGACTGTCTCG
The Fimbriimonadia bacterium genome window above contains:
- the hflX gene encoding GTPase HflX, with the protein product MSKQSVTYETTPPKEMAALVYVNIAPEEDEYVASELRSLADSAGYETVGELRQRIDRPNPHTYLGEGKVEELVDLVAQSRADCAIVDAEISARQQHNLEEALRCRVVDRPQLILEIFGQRAHTSEGVLQVELAQHTYWLPRLMSRYTKFERQRGGTGTRSGGGEQQLEQDRRRVRDRIAALKVELDEVRRKRQHQRDSRRRYPFPFAVLVGYTSAGKSTLLNTISGSSVWVDAQLFSTLDPTTRRVALPDGYSVFVTDTVGFIRNLPTQLVAAFHATLEEVTFADLLIHVVDVSHPYWELQRDAVYDTLNELDAAGKPMVTVFNKCDLVKDQHRLVELVAETPCSAYISARDAIGINHLSDRLVSAVRSLLTPIVALVPYSDSHLVADCYEMGRVLDAKYLPEGILVNAEVVEGMAARLTPYLQR